The Dioscorea cayenensis subsp. rotundata cultivar TDr96_F1 chromosome 19, TDr96_F1_v2_PseudoChromosome.rev07_lg8_w22 25.fasta, whole genome shotgun sequence genome includes a window with the following:
- the LOC120250035 gene encoding cytokinin riboside 5'-monophosphate phosphoribohydrolase LOG1-like isoform X3: MMESVNEVEKGVENGKKWRFKKICVFCGSRSGNKPSFSEAALQLGKQMVERKIDLVYGGGSIGLMGLISQTVFNGGCHVLGVIPSALLPLEISGETIGEVRSVADMHERKSVMASHADAFIALPGGYGTMEELLEMITWYQLGIHEKPVGLLNVDGYYNSLLELIDKGWKEGFIEDSASQILVSAETAEELIRKMEMNAIEKIMKKDEGPSNKIKSNY; encoded by the exons ATGATGGAAAGTGTAAATGAAGTGGAGAAAGGTGTGGAGAATGGGAAGAAATGGAGGTTCAAAAAGATATGTGTCTTCTGTGGAAGCAGGTCAGGAAACAAGCCTTCATTCAGTGAGGCAGCTCTTCAGCTTGGAAAGCAAATg GTTGAGAGAAAAATAGACCTGGTTTATGGTGGTGGAAGTATAGGCCTGATGGGTTTAATATCTCAGACTGTATTTAATGGTGGCTGCCATGTTCTTGG GGTTATCCCTTCAGCTCTCCTTCCACTTGAG ATATCAGGAGAAACTATTGGAGAAGTGAGATCAGTTGCAGACATGCATGAGAGGAAATCAGTAATGGCTAGTCATGCTGATGCTTTCATAGCTCTCCCAG GGGGTTATGGAACCATGGAAGAACTGTTAGAAATGATAACATGGTATCAACTTGGAATTCATGAGAAACCT GTGGGATTGTTAAATGTGGATGGTTATTATAATAGCTTGCTTGAGTTGATTGATAAAGGTTGGAAGGAAGGGTTCATTGAGGACTCTGCAAGCCAAATATTAGTGTCAGCTGAGACTGCTGAAGAGCTTATTAGAAAAATGGAGATGAATGCAATAGAGAAAATTATGAAGAAGGATGAAGGACCAAGCaacaagataaaatcaaattactaa
- the LOC120250035 gene encoding cytokinin riboside 5'-monophosphate phosphoribohydrolase LOG1-like isoform X1 — protein MMESVNEVEKGVENGKKWRFKKICVFCGSRSGNKPSFSEAALQLGKQMVERKIDLVYGGGSIGLMGLISQTVFNGGCHVLGVIPSALLPLEISGETIGEVRSVADMHERKSVMASHADAFIALPGGYGTMEELLEMITWYQLGIHEKPLMEQVGLLNVDGYYNSLLELIDKGWKEGFIEDSASQILVSAETAEELIRKMEMNAIEKIMKKDEGPSNKIKSNY, from the exons ATGATGGAAAGTGTAAATGAAGTGGAGAAAGGTGTGGAGAATGGGAAGAAATGGAGGTTCAAAAAGATATGTGTCTTCTGTGGAAGCAGGTCAGGAAACAAGCCTTCATTCAGTGAGGCAGCTCTTCAGCTTGGAAAGCAAATg GTTGAGAGAAAAATAGACCTGGTTTATGGTGGTGGAAGTATAGGCCTGATGGGTTTAATATCTCAGACTGTATTTAATGGTGGCTGCCATGTTCTTGG GGTTATCCCTTCAGCTCTCCTTCCACTTGAG ATATCAGGAGAAACTATTGGAGAAGTGAGATCAGTTGCAGACATGCATGAGAGGAAATCAGTAATGGCTAGTCATGCTGATGCTTTCATAGCTCTCCCAG GGGGTTATGGAACCATGGAAGAACTGTTAGAAATGATAACATGGTATCAACTTGGAATTCATGAGAAACCT TTAATGGAGCAGGTGGGATTGTTAAATGTGGATGGTTATTATAATAGCTTGCTTGAGTTGATTGATAAAGGTTGGAAGGAAGGGTTCATTGAGGACTCTGCAAGCCAAATATTAGTGTCAGCTGAGACTGCTGAAGAGCTTATTAGAAAAATGGAGATGAATGCAATAGAGAAAATTATGAAGAAGGATGAAGGACCAAGCaacaagataaaatcaaattactaa
- the LOC120250035 gene encoding cytokinin riboside 5'-monophosphate phosphoribohydrolase LOG1-like isoform X2, with amino-acid sequence MKWRKVWRMGRNGGSKRYVSSVEAGQETSLHSVRQLFSLESKCMQVERKIDLVYGGGSIGLMGLISQTVFNGGCHVLGVIPSALLPLEISGETIGEVRSVADMHERKSVMASHADAFIALPGGYGTMEELLEMITWYQLGIHEKPLMEQVGLLNVDGYYNSLLELIDKGWKEGFIEDSASQILVSAETAEELIRKMEMNAIEKIMKKDEGPSNKIKSNY; translated from the exons ATGAAGTGGAGAAAGGTGTGGAGAATGGGAAGAAATGGAGGTTCAAAAAGATATGTGTCTTCTGTGGAAGCAGGTCAGGAAACAAGCCTTCATTCAGTGAGGCAGCTCTTCAGCTTGGAAAGCAAATg CATGCAGGTTGAGAGAAAAATAGACCTGGTTTATGGTGGTGGAAGTATAGGCCTGATGGGTTTAATATCTCAGACTGTATTTAATGGTGGCTGCCATGTTCTTGG GGTTATCCCTTCAGCTCTCCTTCCACTTGAG ATATCAGGAGAAACTATTGGAGAAGTGAGATCAGTTGCAGACATGCATGAGAGGAAATCAGTAATGGCTAGTCATGCTGATGCTTTCATAGCTCTCCCAG GGGGTTATGGAACCATGGAAGAACTGTTAGAAATGATAACATGGTATCAACTTGGAATTCATGAGAAACCT TTAATGGAGCAGGTGGGATTGTTAAATGTGGATGGTTATTATAATAGCTTGCTTGAGTTGATTGATAAAGGTTGGAAGGAAGGGTTCATTGAGGACTCTGCAAGCCAAATATTAGTGTCAGCTGAGACTGCTGAAGAGCTTATTAGAAAAATGGAGATGAATGCAATAGAGAAAATTATGAAGAAGGATGAAGGACCAAGCaacaagataaaatcaaattactaa